GACGCCGCCCCCGCCCTGGCCGCCAGGACCGGCGCGCCGGTGCTGCTCCACCCCGACGACCGGGTGCTGTGGGAGATGACCCACCCCGACCGCGCCCCGGACGCCGCCCTCGCCGACGGCCAGACGCTGGCCGTCGCGGGCACGGAGCTGACGGTCCTGCACACCCCCGGCCACGCTCCGGGTGCCGTCTGCCTCTACGGACCGGAGCTGGGCACCGTCTTCACCGGCGACACCCTCTTCCACGGCGGCCCGGGCGCCACCGGACGCTCGTACTCCGACCGTCCGACCATCGAGGCGTCGATCCGCGCGCGGCTGCTCACGCTGCCGCCGGAGACGGTGGTACGGACCGGGCACGGCGAGTCGACGACGATCGCGGCGGAGGCGGCGGGCGCCGGGAGCTGGTGATCACCCGGGGGAGGGAGCGGTACGGAACGGGCGTTCCCCGCCGGGGCGTCGGCCCCGGCGCGCTGCCCCGGCGCAACGGCCCCGGGCGCCGTTGACCCGCCCCGGGCATCCCGGCATGCTCATGGCCGGGACATGCCGCCCCACGTCACTCCATCCCCCACTGGAGGTCTCCATGCCGTCCCGTCCCACACGCCGTGCCGTCCTCCGCGGCGCCGCGGGCATAGGCGCACTCGGCACCGCGGGCATCAGCACGGCGGGCACCGGCACCGCCCACGCCGGCCCGCCGCGGACCGCCCGCCCCCTCGCCCGCCGCCCCCTCTACCTCGGCACCTACGGCCAGGGCATCCTCGCCTGCACCTACGACACCGAAACCGGCGCCCTCGCCGCCGCCGACGGCGGCTTCGGCGACGTCACCAACCCCGACTTCCTCGCCCTCTCCCCCGCCGGCGGGGTCCTCTACTCCACCGTCGGCGGCGGCGCCGAGGGCGGAGTACGGGCGTACGCCATCGGCGCGGACGGCGCGCTCAGCGCGCTCGGCGGCGTGCAGTCCACCGGCGGCGCCGGCGTCACGCACCTGTCGGTGCACCCCGGCGGCGGGTATCTGCTCAGCGCCAACTACAGCAGCGGCAGCGTCGCCGCGCACGCCATCGAGGCGGACGGCAGCGTCGGCGAGCGCACCGGCTTCGTCCAGCACTCCGGTTCCGGACCCGACCCGGACCGCCAGGAGGGCCCGCACGCCCACCAGATCGTCACCGACCCCGCCGGCGGCTTCGTCTACGCCGTGGACCTGGGCACCGACTCCGTCTACACGTACGCACTCGACACCGGCAGCGGCGCGCTGTCGGCGGTGTCGGAGGTGAAGTCCGTGCCGGGCGCCGGGCCGCGGCACATGGTCTTCCACCCGCGGGGCACGCACGCGTACGTGGCCAACGAGCTGGACAGCACCGTCACCGCGTACGCCCACGACGCGGCGACCGGTGCGCTGACCCGGCTGGCGAGCCTGCCGACCCTCCCCGACGGTGTGGACCCGGACGGCAACTACCCCGCGGAGATCACCATTTCGGCGGACGGCCGCTTCGTCTACCTCTCCAACCGGGGCCACGACAGCGTCGCCCGCCTCGCCGTCGAGGACGGCGGCGCCGCGCTGCGCCTCGTGGACACGGTGCCCTGCGGCGGCAACTGGCCGCGGCACATCACGCTCTCGCCGGACGGGGCGCTGCTCTACTCGGCCAACGAACGGGGCCGCACCATCGGCGTGTTCACCGTGGACGCCGATACCGGCGCGCTCACGGCGTCGGGCGAGCCGTTCGCGACGGCGTCCACCGGCTGCGTCCTGCCCACCTGAGCGCACCCGGCCGCCCCCGGGCCCGTCACGTAGGGTTACCTCGTGCCGGGCCGCGGGGGCTCCGGAGCCGCCGCCGGAGCCCGCGGCACCGGACGATCGGATTCGAACAGATAATCAAACACGGCCTCACACCCCGACCCGGGCGCCCGAGAGGTCGGGCGTGTCTTGTATGTCGCCTTTCCCGTGACGAATACCCAAGTAGACGCCAAGTCGTCCCCTGGTGGCGGCCAAGCCGGCCGCCCCACACTGTCGGCGCGCGACCCCGGGCGGCCCGCCGCCCCCGCGTAACAGAACGTGACGCCGGTCTGGGTGGAGGGCTTATGAGCCGGATTCCGAACCACAAGCGCGGCCTCTATCTGGGTACGGTGCCGGAGCGCGCCGCGGCGAAGCACGGCGCCACCCTGCTCACCCTCGACCACGACCTCGACGCCCTCCCCGAGGCCGGCCGCCGGCTGACGGTCGCCGAAGTGGCGGTCTTCGCCGCCGACCTGGCGAACCGGCTGGCGGCGGCGGGCGTACGGGCCGGGGAGCACGTCGTCGTCTACAAGCGGGCCAACTTCGACGCCTGGCTGCTCGCCACCGCCGCCGCCCGGCTCGGCGCGATCCCCGTCCTGCTCTCCCCCGCCCTGCCCGCGCCCACGGTCGCCGCCCTCCTCAGGCGGCTGCACGGCCCGCACCGCCCCCACCTCCTCACCGACGGCCCGAAGCTCGCCGAGCTGGCCGGCCTGCCCCTCGACGAGCTGGCCACCTCCGTGATCGGCGTGGCGGGCGCGGGACGCGGCGTCGCGTCGCTGGCCCGGCTCGCCGGCTCCCCGCCCGTACCGCCGGTGTACCAGGGGCTGGACGAGCCCGCGATGATCACGCACACCTCGGGCACCACGGGCGTACCGAAGCTGGTCGTCCACACCCCGCGCACCATGCGCGCCCGGCTGCGCCCGCAGCTCGTCATGCTCGCGCTGCTGCGCCGCCGCGAGACGGTCGCGGTCAGCGTGCCGTTCGTGCACTCGCGGCTGTTCGCGGCGATGTCGCTGGTGCTCATGAAGGGCATGCCGACGCTGCTGCTCAACAACCACGAGCCGGCGGCCGTCGCGACGTTCTTCCTGAAGAACCGGCCCGGCCTCATCGAGGCGCTGCCCAACTCGTTCCTCGCCTGGGAGGGCCTGGCCGACGACCCGCGCCGGCCCCTCGCGTCCGTGAAGTACTTCTCCTCCACCTTCGACGCCATCCACCCGCGCACCGTACGCCGCCTCCTCGACGCCTCCCGCCGCCGCGCGCCGCAGTTCTTCCAGATCTACGGCCAGTCCGAGGTCGGCCCCGCCGTGGGCCGCCCCTACTTCCGCCGCGACACCCACCGCATGGACGGCCGCTGCGTCGGCTTCCCGCTGCCGGGCAGCGCCCGGGTCCGCGTCGTCCCCAGGAACGACCGGCGGGTCTCCGCGACGAACCCGGGGTTCATCGAGGTCCGCTGGGACGGCATCGCCAAGACGTACCACGGCGAACAGGAGCGCTACGACGAGAACGTCCACGACGGCTGGTGGCGCACCGGTGACGTCGGCTACCGCACCCGCGCGGGCTGCCTGCACATGCTCGACCGCGAGATCGACACCATCCCCGGCGTCGGCTCCAGCCTGGAGATCGAGGACGCCGTCCTGGACCGCCTCGACGAACTCGTCGAACTCGTCGTCGTCCAGGGCCCCGACGCGGAACCGGTCCCCGTGCTCTGCACCCGCGACGACGAGCCCCTGGCCCCCGCCCGCTGGCAGGCGGCGACGGCCGACTACCCCCAACTCGGCGCGCCCGTCCACCTCCCGCTCGCCGAACTCCCCCGCACGGCGACCCTGAAAACCCGCCGCGTGGAACTGTCCCGCCTCCTGCACGACCGCCTCTGACCCCCGAAAGGCCGTCCGAAGGCTCACCCCTCCGGCAGCGTCCACTCCGGCCCGCCGAGCGGCGGCGCCTCGCGGACCTCCCATCCGGCGGGATCCGCGTCCGGCCCCCGGTACGGCACGTCCCCCGCGTAGCAGAGGCCGTGGGCCCGGAATCCGGGCAGTTCGTGGCACATGAGGTCGGGGTAGGGCCCGATGTCCATGCCGCCGTACGCCCTGTTGATCCGGGCCACCGCCTCGGCCCGTGACATGCCGATGCGCCGCACCATGACATCGGCGATGTCCCGGAAATACTCCAGCATTCCTTCGTCGAGGTCCGTCGTGAATTCTTCCGTCACGATCCGGCCGGACTTTCTGCTCCCGCCGTCGGCATCACTCCGCGAAGCTCTCGCGCAGGTCGCGGAGGACGGCCCCGGAGAAGGGGTCGGTGGCCGGGTCGTCCGGGGTGAGGAGGCTGACCACGAAGAAGCCGCTCAGCATGAGGCCGATCGACTCGACGGACTCGGCGACCTGCTCCGGTACGCCGGAGACACCGGTGATCGCGCCGGCCGTCAGCGGCCTGCCGTAACGCGAGTAGAAGAGGGCGAACGGCCCCTCGCCGGTTTCGTCCAGCGCGTACCCCTCGTCCTCCCAGTGCTGCTCCATCGCGGCGTCACGGGCGAAGCCGAGGAGGTTCGACTCGGACGCGTCCGGCTCCTCAGGCAGTTGCCAACCGCCCAGCGCCGTGTCGTCCAGAGGTGCCCCGTTCAGAAAGAGCCGCGGCCAGTGCCGCGCCCGCCGCTCCAGGAACCTCCGCGCGGCCCCGGGAAAGCCGAGGTCCGCGACGAAGTCGGTGGGGTATCCGGTCAGGTCCACGGTTGCTCCTGTTGCGGTGGTGTCCTACGGGGCCCAGCCAGAGGTGGGTCCGTGATAGGAGATCGCGCTCTTGGGGATATTGAGATCACCTGGGCTGTACCATACGTGCTTGCCCCGATCCCCCCTGATCGCCTTGAAGAGGGCCTTGTCCATCTCGAACTCGATCAGGTACTCCGACTTTTCCTTGGTGAGGCCGAGGAACGACTTGAAGCCGCCCGGCTTCTTCAGGATGTCCGCCGGGCTCATCGGGGTCACGTAGACACCGGTCGGGTGTCCTTTCGCCGGGGCACTGGCCTTGAGGAGAATGGCGTCCTTCCCGCCACCGCTCATGATCCTCTGGTAGCTGTCCTTGGTGGTGAAGTGGCGGACGACGACCTTGCACGGCGTGAGGCCGAGTGGATCGATCTCGGTGAGCGGATTTCCGACGTAGCCGTGGTGGTTCGGGGCCGGGTCGAGACCGAGAGGGTCGGGGCTGAGGTAGCGCGAGGTCTCGGGGTCGTAGTAGCGCTGGTTGTTGTAGTGGAGCCCGGACTCCGCGTCGCGGTACTGCCCGGGGAAGTCGAGCGGGCAGTGCACCGCCGGGGCCGGCCCGCCGTCGGAGCCCCCGGCCAGGGGCCGGCCCCACAGAGTCGCCCGCCGTTCCCACGCGACCGCGCCCTCGCGGTCCAGCAGCGAGGTGGGGGTGCCGGCGAGGTCGGTGACAATGGCGTAGAAGCGTCGGTCCACCTCCTCCTGCCCGAGTTCCCGGCCGGGTTCCCGCCCGGGTTCCTCGGGCCCTTCGACCTGGGTGAGCGGCCGGTCCGACCCGGGTTCCCAATCCCAGGTCGTCACCCGGCCGTCCGAGGTCTCCTCGGCCAGGCGCGAGCCGTCCCAGGCGAAGACGGTCTCCCGGGTGGTCGCCGAGCCCTCCCGGCGGCGTTTGCCGATCCGGCGGCCGAGCGGATCGTACGCGTACTCCCACACGGCCCCGTCGGGGCAGGTAAGCGCGAGAAGCCGGTCCTCGGCATCCCACTTGTACGCCCACTCCCTGAGCTTGCCCGACAGCGTGCGCACGCTCTTGCGTACCAGTCGGCCCTGGCCGTCGTGCTCGTACCTGCGGCGTCCCGCACTGCGCAGCAGCGTGCCGGAGTACGTGAGGGAGGTGTCGTCGTCCCCGGACTCGGAGAGCCGGTCACCGGCGCGGATCTCGACCGCGGTGAGATTGCCCAGCGGGTCGTACGCGTAGCGCTCGCTGTGCTCCGCCGAGGTGAGCGCGGTGACCCGGCCCAGGCCGTCCAGCGTCATCTCGGCCGCGCCCGCACCGGTCATCCGGCCCGCTCCCCGGTAGCGGAAGTCCCGCTGCCGGGTGCCGCCGCCCTGTACCAGCGTCTGCGACACGAGCCGCCTGCCCTGGTCCCAGACCTGCCGGAGCACGGCCTCCGGGCCGACGCGCCGCTCGATCTCGTTGCCGGGGGCGTCGCGGCGGAACGCGACGGTCGTCCCCGCGGTGGTGAGCGCCGCGACCCGGCCCACGGGAGTCCACGACCAGTCGGAGGCGGCGCCCGAGGGGGTCACGCGGCGCAGTCGCCGGCCCAGCGCGTCGTAAGTACTGGTCACCGCACGGCCGTTGCACTCCTCCGCCAGCAGGCGCCCGCACGGGTCGTACACGAAAGCGATCTCGGCGTGCCGGTTCGACGCGCGGACGAGGCGCCCGGCGGCGTCGTAGCCGAAGCGGCTCACACCGTCGTGGGCGCGCTTCTCGACGGTAGCGCCGTTGGCGTCCCTGACGAACTCCGTCCGCTGCCCGGCGCCGTTGACGTGAGCGACGACCTCCCCGGCGGCGTTGTAACGGTAGGCGAGCGACCGGCCGTTGTAGTCCGTCTCGCCGACCAGCCGGGCCGCGGCGTCGTACCGGTACTCCCACGACTGCCCGAGCGGGTTGACGACCCGCCGCAGCGCGGTCTCCGTGTCGTACTCGATCACGGTCCGCTCGCCGAGGTGGTCAGTCACGGCGGTGGTGATCCCGAACGGCCCGATCTCCATGCGGGTCCTGGCCCCATTCGCGTCCACGTGCTCGACCAGGTTGCCCTCGGCGTCGTACGCCCACTCCTCGGTCTCCCCCGTGGCCCAGCGCCGCCGGGCGGGCAGGCCCTCCGGGGTCCACGCGGTCTCCGTACGGGCGCCGCCCGGCTCGGTGACCGCGCTGATCCGGCCGAAGGGGTCGTACTCGACAGCCGTCACGTTGCCCTCGGCGTCCGTGATCCGGACCGGCATACCCAGTCCGTTCACCTCGACGTGCCGACGGTGCCCCAGGGCGTCCGTGACGAGCCGCAGGGCACCCGAGGGGTGGTACTCGGAGGTCGAGACCGCGGCGAGCGGGTCGGTCTCGGAGACGACGTTCCCGGCGCCGTCGTACGCGTACCGCCATTCGCTGCCGTCGGCCTCGACGATCCGCTCCGGCAGCCCGGGGCCCGCGTAGGTCGCGCGGGCGACACTCCCGTCGGGGTGGGTGACCTCGATGACGTTGCCGTCGTCGTCGTGGGCGTACGACGTGCTGCGCCCGAGCGGATCCGTCAGCCTGACGAGGCGGTCGTAGCGGTCCCACTCCCGCCTGGTCACGTTCCCCAGCGGGTCGGTCTCGGCGACGAGTTGATAGGCGTCGTTGAACTGGTGGCGGCTCACCTTGCCCAGCGAGTTCGTCACCGTGGTCAGCCGGGCATCGTCGTCGTACGCGTAGGAGTAGTCGAGGAACCCGCCCGTCCCCCGGGCCGCCGTGCAGCGCCCGCGGTCGTCGTACTCGTACGCGTACCAGTACCCGATCCGGTCCCGCCATCCCGTGATCCGGTGGCGGTCGTCGTACGTGTACGTGAGCGGGTGGCCCGAGGAGTTCACTACCTCAGTGAGATCGCCGCCGTCGTCGTAGCCGAACCGGACGAGTGCGGGGGCGTCCGGGGCGTCGCGCAGGCGCAGGGCGGTGATCCGGCCGCCGGCGGTGGTGACGTCGACCGCGTAGCCGCCCTCGTGCACGACCGCGGTGGGAGCGGCGCCGTCGTCGTAGGCGACGGTGATGCGGTTGCCGTTGCGGTCGGTGAGCGCGCACAGCGGCAGGTCACCGGACTCGCCCCCAGGCACCGGCCGGAAGTGCGCGGTCACCTGCGTGTCAGGGCGGGCCACCGTGATCAGCCCTCCGGGCGAACTGTCCCACGTGAGGGGCCACCGCGGGCCTTCGACGGGCAGGACGGCGGCGTCCGGCTCGGGCACCGGGTAGTGCAGGACCATCCCGTCATCGGCGACGTACCGCACCCCCGTGTCGTCGAGGCGCAGCCGCTGGTCGAGCGTCGAGGCCCAACTGCGGCCGAACCACCGGCCGGTACGCACGCTGGTGCGGTGATGCCGCTCCAGGACCAGCGGGAGGACTCCGGGCAGCGACACGTCGGTCTCCGACATGACCATGTCGCCGGAAGCGATGTCGATCGGATCGCCGCAGGTGAACAGCCCTTTGATGCCCCGGGCGCCCTTCCGCATTCCCTGCGCCAGGCCCTTGACGGCCGCGGTCATGCCCTTCAGGCCGGTCTTGGCGAGTGCCTTCAGCCCCCCGGCCATCTTGCCCAGCTTCGCGAGAGAGGTGAGGCCCTTCATGCCGGGGATGCAGTCGAGGGCGGCGAAGGCGACGTCCCAGAGGGAGGCTTGGCCGTTCATGTACTTGTAGAGGGTGTCCGCCAGGACCACGAGGGCGGCGGCGAGTACCACCCAGGCGAGGGGTCCGCCGATGATGAGGACGACGATGCCGAGGACGGCGACGATGACCTTGCAGACGTTGACGATGGTGTCCCAGTTGTCCTTGACCCAGTCGACCGCCTTCTCCCACCACTTCCGGTTCTGAATACCGGCATCCGAAGCTTCCTCCAGCTTGTCCTTCGCTTCGGAAGCGGCGTCCTCACGCATCTTCTTCGCATCCGCGGCCATCTTCTTCGCCGCTTCCAGACCGCCTTGCGCGTTGTCGACAGCCGTCTGGGCGGAGGCGCGGGCGGACTTGGCGTCGGTGGCGTTGCGGGTCGCGGCGCGTACCTCGGACTCGTCGGGCTTCTCCCTGCCCTCCTTCCCGTCGTACTCCTCCGTCTTCTTCGTCGCCCGCTCCACCCACGAATTCGCCGCATCAAGACGCCCGCTGGCCGCGGTCAGATCACTCTGCGCCTCCCGGCCCTTGGCCAGCGCCTTGTCCGCCAGCGACTGCGCGCGCTCCAGCTTCGGCCAGTACGCCGCCAGCGCATCCCCCGCCAGGTCATACGACCGCTGAAGCTTCTTCAGGTTCTTCGGGACCTCGTCGAACTCGTCCTGGAACGCCTTCGCCGTCTTCCCCGCCCACCGCAGCAGCGCGTCCTCACCGGCCATACCCTTGATCTGCCGCAACGCATCCGCCACATCATCGGCGAAGTCATGCAGCTCACGCGCCAACTGCTTCACCCGCTCCGGATCACCCGGCGTCGGGTCATCGTCCAGGTCGAGTACATGCCAGTCCGTCGGACGTGTCCCCACGGCGCCCTCCGCAGATCGTTCCCGGCCGTCCCGGCCACGGCCCCGCCGACCTGCGGCGGCACCGTGCGGCCTGCAGAGAGAGACGACGAAACGCCGCCCGCGGTTCTCCCCCGCCAGGGGAAGACCCGCCCCCGGTCAGCCCGGTGGCTGGAAGAGCGTCGAGCGAGGGCCTGTCAGTCGGCCGTAGAGCGCCGCCACCCGGGCCGGGCCCGCGGGGGCCACGTCGTCGACGAGTTCCGTCAGCCGTCGTTCGGCGGCGGCGAGAAACGCGAGCCAGTCGCCGCCCGCCGCGGTGCGGAGGGCGGCGAGGTCGACGCCGTACAGCCGCACCCTCCTGGGGCCGAACAGCTTGCGTAGCGTGTTCCGCGCCGAGGCGCGTGACCGCCCGAGGCTTCAACCGGCCGTTGATGCAATCGGCATATGCGGGAAACACGCCGGGGAGAGGCTCCTCTCGCACGCCGGTTCCCACCCCCCAGAGCCGGACCGATCCACGAACACGTGGCCGCCGGTTCTCTGGGCGGCCGCGGGCAAGGAGGAGACTTTGGCAGGTTCAGGTTCAGCGACCCGCCGGGACTTCCTGCGCTCCGTCGGTGCCGCCGGCGGCGCCGGAGTGCTGTACTCCACGATGAGCGCGCTCGGCCTGGCCCCCGTCGTCGAGGCGGCCGCGACCGAGTTCCGCCCGCCGCAGCGCGGCGACTTCACCCTCTCCGGCCGGGCCGCGGGCTCGGTCATCGTGCTCGGCGCCGGCATCGCGGGGCTGGTCACCGCGTACGAGCTGGGCAAGGCGGGCTACGACGTGCGGATCCTGGAGGCCGCGAACCGGCCGGGCGGCCGCAACTGGACGGTGCGCGGCGGCACCACCCAGACCGACCTCGACGGACGAACCCAGCACGCGACGTTCTCGAAAGACCAGTACATGAACGCCGGCCCGGCCCGGCTGCCGCAGTCCCACGTCACGCTGGAGTACTGCCGCGAACTGGGCGTGGAGCTCGAGGTCTTCACCAACCAGAACGCGAACGCCTACATCTACCACGAGAACACCGCGGGCTCGCTCGCCGGCAAGCCGGTGCGCTGGCGCACCGCCAAGGCCGACGTCTACGGCTACGTCTCCGAGTTGCTGGCCACCGCCACCGACCAGGGCGCCCTGGACAAGGAGCTGACCGCCGACGACAAGGAGCGGCTCCTGGCGTTCCTGGAGGAGTTCGGCGGGATAGGAGGGCGCGCGGACGGCTGGGCGTACTCCGGCAGCGAACGCCGCGGCTACTCCGTCGAGCCCGGCGCCGGCCTGGAGGCGGGCACCGTTCTCGACCCCGTCCCCTCTCTCTCGGACGTCTTCGCCAGCCGTATCGGCCACCGCTTCACCTTCGAGTTCGGCTACGACCAGGCCATGCTGATGTTCCAGCCCAAGGGCGGCATGGACCGGATACCGTACGCGCTGGCGCGGGCCATCGGCCGCCAGCGGATCGTCTACGGGGCCGAGGCCACCGCCGTCACCGACCGCCCCGACGGCGCGGAGGTCACCTGGCGGGACGCCCGCGGCCGCAACCACACCGAGCGCGCCGACTTCGTCGTCTCCGCAATCCCGCCGATGATCGCCGCCCGGCTCGACCACAACCTGGGCGCCGACGTCACCGCCGCGCTCAGAACTCCCTCTCCCCTCCCCGTGGGCAAGATCGGCCTGGAGTACCGCCGCCGCTGGTGGGAGACAGACGAACACCTCTACGGCGGCATCACCCCGACCGACACCGACCTGGCCACCATCTGGTACCCCTCGTACGGCTACCACGGCCGGCGGGGCACCCTCATCGGCTACTACAACTTCGGAGCGGACGCCGTCGCCTACGGCCGGCTCACGCACGCCGAGCGGGAGGCGCGGGCAGTGAGTCAGGGCGTGCGCATCCACGGCGACAAGTACCGCACCGAACTCGCCGCCTCCTTCAGCGTCGCCTGGCACCGCACCCCCTTCATCGAGGGCGGATGGGTCGGCTGGGAGTCGCAGACCGGCCCCGAGTACCGGCGGCTGCTCGAGCCCGCGGGCCACGTGTACTTCACCGGCGACTGGCTCAGCCACGCGATCGCCTGGCAGCACGGAGCCATCACCTCGGCCCGCAAGGTCGTCACCGAACTGCACGAGAGAGTGATGCTGGGATGAACGCACCGAAGCGACGCGCCGTGATGCTGACCGCCGCCGGCGCCGGGGGCGCACTGCTCACCTCCGCCACCGCCTTCGCGGCCGCACGCGGCTGGCGGCCCGGGCCGCGCCAGGTCAAGGTCATGCTGCCGAGCGGGCAGAGCAACCCGGCCATCGCCACCGGGGTGGCGACCGGTGAGTCCGTCGCTCTCTACGCCAGCAGTGGCCTCGGCCCCGACGCGCTCAACCCGGCCGCTCCCGCGGGTACGCCGGAGCACTGGACGGACCCGTCGATGACCGAGGGCGCCGAGGGCGTCACGGTGACCGAGGCGCAGGCACTGGTGGTGCTGCGCAAGATCTCCGACAACCTCGCCGTGGCCGGACTGGCTCCGGCCGACGTCATCACGATGAAGTGCTATCTGATGAAGCCGCCGCGCGCCGAACTCGCCGACTACGCCGGCTGGAACCGCGCGTACCGGCAGTTCTACGCCAACGTCGACCTGGCCTCGGGCGAAACGGTCCCGGCGCCGATGGGCACCTCGGCGCCGAAGCCGCCGATCCTCGTCAACAGGGCCCGCCCGGCCCGGGCGACCATGGAAGTCGCCTCTCTCGCAGTGCCGGGCTGGCTGGTCGAGGTCGAGGTGACGGCGGCCTACCGCATGAAGTGAGGGCGGCACGGAAGAGGGGCGCGGGGTGGAACCGGCCGCGACCGGCTCCACCCCGTCCTCGGCGGCCTCGGTCAGCCGCTCGGAGGCCGCAGCGCCTTGTCGAGGAGGCCCGCGCCAGGGCCCCAGCCAGCGGTCGAAGCGCAGCAGGAAGGACAGGTGTCCCCGGTCGAGGCCCACGCCGGGGGTCACCAGGAGTTCCATGAACGTGGCCGGCCGAATGACGGGGCTGGCGGGTGTCCCGGTTCCGGACGTGGGCCTCGATACGGCTCTCGGTGTCGGGATGGTCCACGCCCGTTGCCGAACCCGCGGTGACCGCCGAACTGTAGACGAGGTGGGCGACGCCGCAGCACCCGGCGATCTCGGCCACCGCCGCGCCGAAGCGGACCTCGTCCTCGTTGGTCCCGTCGGCCCCGGCCTGGCCGGAGTTCGGCTGGACGCTGAAGACGCCGTGGGCGCCGGAGAAAGCGGCGCGGAGCGACTCCGGATCGCGGAGGTCACCGCGTACGGTTTCCACGCCGGCGGCGGAGAGGGACCGCGCCCGGTCGCCGGACGGATCCCTCACGACCGCGCGCAGAGTTCTTCGACCCGGCGGAGGTGGCCGCGTCGCCGTACCCGGCGGAGATCGCGGCGGAACTGCTGCTGCCTGACCCCTGCGGGCACAAAGGCGCGAGACCGGGCACTCGCGGCTCCGGCGGCGGAGCAGCCGGCTCATGATCTCTACGGCGGCCACATACCCGGCCCGGTCGACGGCTCCACCAACGAAAGCGGCGTCATCACCTGGACCAAAGCAGAGATCTGGAGGTTCCTCGCACAGTTCCAGTGACACGCCGCACCACGGAGTGGAGCCAGGACGACCCTGGCTCCACTCCGTCCGTCCATCACGGGCAGATGCGCGGTACTCAGATGTGTGGAGTCCCGGGCGGGCCCCCGAGTTCCGTGGACGGGCGGTCCCGTCCGCGGGGTTCCGGGCGTCCACCCGGCGGGAGGGCCACCGCAGCCCCGTCGGTGACGCATAGGGCGTCGCCGGTGAGGAGCGCGTGCGGGTCACGGCCGAATTCTCGGGCTTGCACACGGAGGCGGGGATCGCGCACGAACTTACAAGCGCGGGAGGAGTGGCGGGCGGGAGCATGGCTGACTGCGGTTTGCGTGTGGCTGCCGGCCGGAGAAGGAACAGGGATAAGGCAGATGTCCACCGTGGGCGCGGAGTCGTCCGGGCGGGTGCCGCGCGCGGACGCCTTCCCCGGTCTCTTCATCCTCCGGAACGGATGTGGCATGACTAGTTCTGTCGCGTATCAGGTGCTCGGTGTCGTCGAGGTCAGGGCCGGCGCGGGCTGGCTCCGGCTGAACGGCAAACAGCGGTCCCTGGCCGCACTTCTGCTCCTCCGCGCCAACCAGTCGGTCTCCGTGCCCCGGATCATGGACGCGCTCTGGGGGAAAGCCCTGCCGGCGTCACCCGACATGCGCGTACGCACCCTCATATCGGAACTGCGCAAGAAACTCGGCGACACCCCACCCCACACCCTCCTCACCCGCCCCTCCGGCTACACCCTTCGCGTGACACCCGGCGAACTGGATCTCGACCGCTTCACCACACGCGTCGACCAAGCACACCGATTCACGACGGAGCAACAGACCCAACGCGCGATCAGCGAATACGACGCCGCACTGCGCCTGTGGCACGGAACCGCACTCGGCGGAACCAGCGGCGCCCTGCTCGAAGCCGAGACGGCCCGACTCGAAGAACTCCGCCTACGCACTCACGAAGAGTGCAGCGAATTACTGATCGCCGCCGGCCGCCACTCCGAAGCCATCTCCCGGCTCGGCACCCTCGCCGCCGACCACCCCGTGCGCGAACAAACCCACGCCCTGCTCATGCGCGCCTATTACCAAGCCGGACACCGGAGCGAAGCCCTCCACGTCTACCACACCCTCCGCAAGAACCTCATCACCGAACTCGGCCTGGAACCCATGCACTCCCTCAGCATCCTCCAACAACAGATCC
The Streptomyces sp. CNQ-509 DNA segment above includes these coding regions:
- a CDS encoding DUF6531 domain-containing protein, with the translated sequence MGTRPTDWHVLDLDDDPTPGDPERVKQLARELHDFADDVADALRQIKGMAGEDALLRWAGKTAKAFQDEFDEVPKNLKKLQRSYDLAGDALAAYWPKLERAQSLADKALAKGREAQSDLTAASGRLDAANSWVERATKKTEEYDGKEGREKPDESEVRAATRNATDAKSARASAQTAVDNAQGGLEAAKKMAADAKKMREDAASEAKDKLEEASDAGIQNRKWWEKAVDWVKDNWDTIVNVCKVIVAVLGIVVLIIGGPLAWVVLAAALVVLADTLYKYMNGQASLWDVAFAALDCIPGMKGLTSLAKLGKMAGGLKALAKTGLKGMTAAVKGLAQGMRKGARGIKGLFTCGDPIDIASGDMVMSETDVSLPGVLPLVLERHHRTSVRTGRWFGRSWASTLDQRLRLDDTGVRYVADDGMVLHYPVPEPDAAVLPVEGPRWPLTWDSSPGGLITVARPDTQVTAHFRPVPGGESGDLPLCALTDRNGNRITVAYDDGAAPTAVVHEGGYAVDVTTAGGRITALRLRDAPDAPALVRFGYDDGGDLTEVVNSSGHPLTYTYDDRHRITGWRDRIGYWYAYEYDDRGRCTAARGTGGFLDYSYAYDDDARLTTVTNSLGKVSRHQFNDAYQLVAETDPLGNVTRREWDRYDRLVRLTDPLGRSTSYAHDDDGNVIEVTHPDGSVARATYAGPGLPERIVEADGSEWRYAYDGAGNVVSETDPLAAVSTSEYHPSGALRLVTDALGHRRHVEVNGLGMPVRITDAEGNVTAVEYDPFGRISAVTEPGGARTETAWTPEGLPARRRWATGETEEWAYDAEGNLVEHVDANGARTRMEIGPFGITTAVTDHLGERTVIEYDTETALRRVVNPLGQSWEYRYDAAARLVGETDYNGRSLAYRYNAAGEVVAHVNGAGQRTEFVRDANGATVEKRAHDGVSRFGYDAAGRLVRASNRHAEIAFVYDPCGRLLAEECNGRAVTSTYDALGRRLRRVTPSGAASDWSWTPVGRVAALTTAGTTVAFRRDAPGNEIERRVGPEAVLRQVWDQGRRLVSQTLVQGGGTRQRDFRYRGAGRMTGAGAAEMTLDGLGRVTALTSAEHSERYAYDPLGNLTAVEIRAGDRLSESGDDDTSLTYSGTLLRSAGRRRYEHDGQGRLVRKSVRTLSGKLREWAYKWDAEDRLLALTCPDGAVWEYAYDPLGRRIGKRRREGSATTRETVFAWDGSRLAEETSDGRVTTWDWEPGSDRPLTQVEGPEEPGREPGRELGQEEVDRRFYAIVTDLAGTPTSLLDREGAVAWERRATLWGRPLAGGSDGGPAPAVHCPLDFPGQYRDAESGLHYNNQRYYDPETSRYLSPDPLGLDPAPNHHGYVGNPLTEIDPLGLTPCKVVVRHFTTKDSYQRIMSGGGKDAILLKASAPAKGHPTGVYVTPMSPADILKKPGGFKSFLGLTKEKSEYLIEFEMDKALFKAIRGDRGKHVWYSPGDLNIPKSAISYHGPTSGWAP
- a CDS encoding FAD-dependent oxidoreductase; this translates as MSALGLAPVVEAAATEFRPPQRGDFTLSGRAAGSVIVLGAGIAGLVTAYELGKAGYDVRILEAANRPGGRNWTVRGGTTQTDLDGRTQHATFSKDQYMNAGPARLPQSHVTLEYCRELGVELEVFTNQNANAYIYHENTAGSLAGKPVRWRTAKADVYGYVSELLATATDQGALDKELTADDKERLLAFLEEFGGIGGRADGWAYSGSERRGYSVEPGAGLEAGTVLDPVPSLSDVFASRIGHRFTFEFGYDQAMLMFQPKGGMDRIPYALARAIGRQRIVYGAEATAVTDRPDGAEVTWRDARGRNHTERADFVVSAIPPMIAARLDHNLGADVTAALRTPSPLPVGKIGLEYRRRWWETDEHLYGGITPTDTDLATIWYPSYGYHGRRGTLIGYYNFGADAVAYGRLTHAEREARAVSQGVRIHGDKYRTELAASFSVAWHRTPFIEGGWVGWESQTGPEYRRLLEPAGHVYFTGDWLSHAIAWQHGAITSARKVVTELHERVMLG
- a CDS encoding Rid family hydrolase; this encodes MNAPKRRAVMLTAAGAGGALLTSATAFAAARGWRPGPRQVKVMLPSGQSNPAIATGVATGESVALYASSGLGPDALNPAAPAGTPEHWTDPSMTEGAEGVTVTEAQALVVLRKISDNLAVAGLAPADVITMKCYLMKPPRAELADYAGWNRAYRQFYANVDLASGETVPAPMGTSAPKPPILVNRARPARATMEVASLAVPGWLVEVEVTAAYRMK